A genomic segment from Mus caroli chromosome 17, CAROLI_EIJ_v1.1, whole genome shotgun sequence encodes:
- the Cuta gene encoding protein CutA isoform X2 produces the protein MPALLPVASRLLLLPRALLSMASGSPPSQPPLASGSGYVPGSVSAAFVTCPNEKVAKEIARAVVEKRLAACVNLIPQITSIYEWKGKIEEDSEVLMMIKTQSSLVPALTEFVRSVHPYEVAEVIALPVEQGNPPYLHWVHQVTESVSGSGTALP, from the exons ATGCCAGCGCTACTGCCGGTGGCTTCCCGCCTTCTGTTGCTACCCCGAGCTCTGCTGTCCATGGCTTCTGGAAGCCCTCCGTCCCAGCCCCCTCTGGCCTCGGGCTCCGGCTACGTTCCAGGATCAGTCTCTGCAGCCTTTGTCACTTGTCCCAACGAAAAAGTCGCCAAGGAGATCGCCAG GGCAGTGGTAGAGAAGCGCCTGGCAGCCTGCGTCAACCTCATCCCGCAGATCACATCCAT CTATGAATGGAAAGGAAAGATCGAGGAAGATAGTGAGGTGCTGATG ATGATTAAAACCCAAAGCTCCCTGGTCCCTGCTCTGACAGAGTTTGTTCG ATCTGTGCACCCTTATGAAGTTGCTGAGGTGATTGCACTGCCCGTGGAGCAGGGAAATCCCCCGTATCTGCACTGGGTGCACCAGGTCACAGAATCGGTTTCAGGTTCTGGCACAGCCCTACCATGA
- the Cuta gene encoding protein CutA isoform X1 — translation MNWGRAPGVLLGGGATLLLSFLWMPALLPVASRLLLLPRALLSMASGSPPSQPPLASGSGYVPGSVSAAFVTCPNEKVAKEIARAVVEKRLAACVNLIPQITSIYEWKGKIEEDSEVLMMIKTQSSLVPALTEFVRSVHPYEVAEVIALPVEQGNPPYLHWVHQVTESVSGSGTALP, via the exons CGGAGGG GCCACGCTGCTCCTGTCGTTTCTTTGGATGCCAGCGCTACTGCCGGTGGCTTCCCGCCTTCTGTTGCTACCCCGAGCTCTGCTGTCCATGGCTTCTGGAAGCCCTCCGTCCCAGCCCCCTCTGGCCTCGGGCTCCGGCTACGTTCCAGGATCAGTCTCTGCAGCCTTTGTCACTTGTCCCAACGAAAAAGTCGCCAAGGAGATCGCCAG GGCAGTGGTAGAGAAGCGCCTGGCAGCCTGCGTCAACCTCATCCCGCAGATCACATCCAT CTATGAATGGAAAGGAAAGATCGAGGAAGATAGTGAGGTGCTGATG ATGATTAAAACCCAAAGCTCCCTGGTCCCTGCTCTGACAGAGTTTGTTCG ATCTGTGCACCCTTATGAAGTTGCTGAGGTGATTGCACTGCCCGTGGAGCAGGGAAATCCCCCGTATCTGCACTGGGTGCACCAGGTCACAGAATCGGTTTCAGGTTCTGGCACAGCCCTACCATGA